The following coding sequences are from one Triticum aestivum cultivar Chinese Spring chromosome 5A, IWGSC CS RefSeq v2.1, whole genome shotgun sequence window:
- the LOC123103634 gene encoding protein FAR1-RELATED SEQUENCE 5: MMEPQGVELEDDSIDFWASLGVSTHVHGVDQMALHSVHILDHQGQSLPPAVVSHPESVCKELFPVEADPCLEPRVGMEFESGEAAKTFYIAYAGRVGFSVRIARSRKSKCSESIIMLRFVCSKEGFSKEKRVVEGKKTRKRLASIREGCNAMLEVLRRGDNKWVATKLVKEHNHEVGMPSTVHYIATESDTMVDPYIDMEFESLESAKTFYYSYAIRAGFEVRVRQSRKSQDESLKMLKLVCSRHRYHSGRENNGDDTKRDPSRDGCNALFEIIRKDKGVWRVSKLILEHTHELNPAPASSVCCVRSQGEILVIAKNFADTRNLLLNGQDSQPHREIRYNDLGPEDAQSLLEYLKKVQAEDPAFFYAVQLDKHEDTVNIFWADASARMAYYHFGDAVRFETAYRSNKEHIPIVIFSGVNHHVQPVIFGCALLVDESEESFVWLFEKWLEAMHVRPPVSFVTELNQEMAAAAAKVLPDTCHIFCEKHILGTVKEELHSIYPGLDHFITDLRKCIDGCRIEESFESCWESVLMKHGFRNNEHLQSLYDIRKRWAPAYTKQSFHARNLLAQSCENLEKIIDTYFSSKTQLQVAVQQLEQAICNFHAKEAQADYLTMFQLPALRTASPVEKQAGLVFSRKVFDIFQEQFAESFGYHAERLEDRMLHKYRLTVDDGDEEAHIVSFSPDQSTVCCSCCLFESCGILCRHALRVFIIEGVRFLPKAYVLKRWTKHAKSTVTLDNYIELRGYCEDPSTSRYNDLCYDANKCAKEGSTSTERYKIAKEALCKALDEIMPTRNIREQNSQNCTTSLRSPVKKLGTSKGTSGKSIKRPAFKNSLVESNGSR, encoded by the coding sequence ATGATGGAGCCCCAGGGAGTGGAACTCGAGGATGACAGCATCGATTTCTGGGCCTCCCTCGGCGTGAGCACCCATGTCCATGGCGTCGACCAGATGGCGCTCCACAGTGTGCACATTCTTGACCACCAAGGACAATCGCTGCCACCGGCAGTGGTCTCACACCCAGAGTCTGTCTGTAAGGAGTTGTTCCCTGTTGAAGCCGACCCCTGCCTTGAGCCCCGGGTGGGGATGGAATTCGAGTCGGGCGAGGCTGCCAAGACCTTCTATATTGCTTATGCTGGCCGTGTTGGGTTTTCGGTCCGCATCGCTCGGTCCCGTAAGTCCAAGTGCAGTGAGTCCATCATCATGCTAAGGTTTGTTTGCTCAAAGGAAGGGTTCAGCAAGGAGAAGCGTGTTGTTGAAGGGAAGAAGACAAGGAAGAGGCTAGCCTCCATCAGGGAAGGCTGCAATGCCATGCTTGAGGTTCTCCGCAGAGGCGACAACAAGTGGGTTGCCACCAAGCTTGTTAAGGAGCATAACCATGAGGTTGGGATGCCCAGCACAGTGCACTATATAGCCACTGAGAGCGATACTATGGTTGACCCATACATTGACATGGAGTTTGAATCCCTTGAGTCTGCCAAGACATTCTACTACTCGTATGCTATCCGTGCGGGATTTGAAGTTCGCGTGCGCCAGTCTCGGAAATCACAAGATGAGTCACTCAAGATGCTGAAGCTTGTGTGCTCAAGGCACCGCTACCATTCAGGACGGGAGAACAATGGAGACGATACCAAGAGAGATCCCTCCAGAGACGGTTGTAATGCACTGTTTGAGATAATTCGGAAGGACAAAGGTGTCTGGAGGGTCTCCAAACTCATCCTAGAGCACACTCATGAGCTGAACCCTGCACCAGCAAGCAGCGTTTGTTGTGTCCGCTCACAAGGTGAGATACTTGTCATTGCAAAGAACTTTGCTGACACACGGAATCTTCTATTGAATGGCCAAGATTCTCAGCCTCATAGAGAGATCCGGTACAATGATCTAGGGCCAGAGGATGCTCAAAGCCTACTTGAATATCTTAAAAAGGTACAGGCTGAGGACCCTGCATTTTTCTATGCTGTGCAGCTTGACAAGCATGAGGACACGGTCAATATCTTCTGGGCTGACGCGAGTGCTAGGATGGCTTATTACCATTTTGGTGACGCTGTTAGGTTTGAGACAGCATACAGGAGCAACAAGGAGCATATACCCATTGTCATATTTTCAGGTGTCAATCATCATGTGCAGCCTGTTATTTTTGGCTGTGCACTACTTGTTGATGAATCTGAAGAATCATTTGTATGGTTATTTGAAAAATGGCTTGAAGCAATGCATGTGAGGCCTCCTGTTTCTTTCGTAACAGAGCTGAACCAAGAGATGGCAGCTGCAGCTGCCAAGGTATTACCTGACACCTGTCATATTTTCTGTGAAAAGCATATATTAGGCACGGTCAAGGAGGAGTTGCATAGTATTTATCCCGGACTAGACCATTTCATAACTGATCTGAGAAAGTGCATTGATGGATGTAGAATAGAAGaatcatttgaatcatgttggGAATCAGTTCTCATGAAACATGGCTTTAGAAATAATGAACATTTACAGTCTCTTTATGATATTCGCAAACGATGGGCCCCTGCATACACAAAGCAATCATTTCATGCCAGAAACCTGCTTGCACAAAGCTGTGAAAATCTTGAAAAGATTATAGATACATACTTCTCGTCCAAGACCCAATTACAGGTGGCTGTGCAGCAACTTGAACAAGCTATTTGTAATTTCCATGCGAAAGAAGCCCAGGCGGATTATCTGACAATGTTTCAACTACCAGCACTGAGGACTGCTTCACCAGTGGAGAAACAAGCAGGTTTAGTATTTTCTAGGAAAGTGTTTGATATATTTCAGGAGCAATTTGCGGAGTCCTTTGGGTACCATGCAGAGAGGCTCGAGGATAGGATGCTACACAAGTACCGCCTGACAGTAGATGATGGTGACGAGGAGGCACATATCGTCTCTTTCAGTCCAGATCAAAGTACAGTGTGCTGTAGTTGTTGCTTATTCGAGAGCTGTGGAATCTTGTGCAGGCATGCTCTTCGAGTTTTCATCATCGAAGGAGTGCGTTTCCTTCCAAAGGCCTATGTCTTGAAACGCTGGACAAAGCATGCAAAAAGTACTGTCACCCTGGATAACTACATTGAACTAAGGGGATACTGTGAGGACCCTTCGACTTCAAGGTACAATGATCTTTGCTATGATGCAAACAAATGTGCAAAAGAGGGCTCAACATCCACTGAGCGCTATAAAATTGCTAAAGAGGCACTGTGCAAGGCTCTTGATGAAATAATGCCTACAAGGAATATTAGAGAGCAAAATTCACAAAACTGTACAACATCATTAAGAAGTCCAGTCAAGAAACTTGGGACATCTAAAGGTACCTCTGGCAAGAGCATAAAGAGGCCAGCATTCAAAAATTCCCTTGTGGAGAGCAATGGCAGTAGATGA